The genome window AAGTTTCAAAAGCCGATGTTGGTAGCGCAAATGCAAACGTTTCTGTTTACGATGCAAATGCTAAAACTGCTTATAGTTCAATTGAAAATGCTAAAGTGAAATTATGGAGAGCACAAAACGATTTTGAAAGATTTGAGAAATTATATGCAAATAAATCAATTACAAAGCAACAATATGAACAAGCTTTAGCTGCGAAACAAGTTGCAGAAAACGAATTAAAAGCTTTACAACAACAAAAAGCGGCTGCTGATTATCAAAAAAATGTTTCGGTAACTAAAACATCTGTGGCTAATAAACAAACAACTGTAGCTGAAGCAAACATTAAAAGAGCTCAAGCACAGTTAGATGCGGCTAAATTAAATTTAGGTTATACTGTTGTAACAGCTGCTGTTGACGGACAAGTTTCGACAATTGATTTACAACCAGGACAAATGGTGCAAGCAGGACAATCTTTATTTTATATTATTAATTCAAGCGACGTTTGGGTTGTGGCTAATTTTAAAGAAACACAATTAAACAAAATGCGCTTAGGTCAAGAAGTAGAAATTAAAGTGGATGCTTATCCCGATTATACTTTTGTAGGCGAAATTACATCATTCTCTCCTGCTACAGGTTCTCGTTTTTCGCTTTTACCTCCAGATAATGCAACTGGTAACTTCGTAAAAACAATACAAAGATTACCTGTTAAAATCAGTTTAAAGAACACTAACGATAAAGAAAAAGTAAGTTTACTTCGTGCCGGAATGAACGTAGATGTAGACGTACACTTAAAATAATTTATGAGCGCATCAGGAACATTACAAAATGACGATTTAGTACTATATGGTATAGATAGGGTAATTATTACT of Flavobacterium channae contains these proteins:
- a CDS encoding HlyD family secretion protein, with product MEKKKETNKKFTIILIVLVVLGVVYGGYKYFHSQAHETTDDAQIEQNMAPIIPRVSGYIKKIYVTDNQNVKKGDTLFTIDNIDYLVKVEEAQAALVAAQGSFEVSKADVGSANANVSVYDANAKTAYSSIENAKVKLWRAQNDFERFEKLYANKSITKQQYEQALAAKQVAENELKALQQQKAAADYQKNVSVTKTSVANKQTTVAEANIKRAQAQLDAAKLNLGYTVVTAAVDGQVSTIDLQPGQMVQAGQSLFYIINSSDVWVVANFKETQLNKMRLGQEVEIKVDAYPDYTFVGEITSFSPATGSRFSLLPPDNATGNFVKTIQRLPVKISLKNTNDKEKVSLLRAGMNVDVDVHLK